The genomic interval CCGATGGTCGCCGCCGACGCGACCGCGCTGCCCTTCGCCGACAACTCCTTCGACGCGGTGACCATCTCCTACGGTCTGCGCAATATCTCCGAGAGCGAGCAGGCGCTGCGCGAGATGCTGCGCGTCACCAAGCCCGGCGGGCGCTTGGTGGTGTGCGAGTTCTCGACGCCGGTCATTCCGGGCTTCAAGACCCTGTACATGGAGTACGTGATGAAGGCCCTGCCCCGGGTGGCGCGCGCGGTCAGCAGCAATCCCGACGCTTATGTCTATCTAGCCGAATCCATCCGGGCCTGGCCGAATCAGCGGCAGCTCGCGCTGCGGATCGCCGATGCGGGCTGGTCCGCGGTGAAGTGGCGGAATCTGACCGGCGGGATCGTCGCGCTGCACCGCGCATACAAGCTCTGAGTTTGGTGAGATCACTCACGTATGAGGTTTCCGGGCGGCAAAACGCCAGGTCAGGCCCGGATCTCACCGCTGGATAATCCGGTGGTGAGGAAAATTGTCATCTGTCGATAACGCGGGGTAAATGGCCCGCAACGGCCGAT from Nocardia goodfellowii carries:
- a CDS encoding demethylmenaquinone methyltransferase, giving the protein MAKTERRESFRASLDKRPHEVASMFDGVAKRYDITNTVISGGQDRYWRWSVRKAVAPRPGERVLDLAAGTGVSTLDLAKSGAWCLAADFSQGMLKAGQHRNVPMVAADATALPFADNSFDAVTISYGLRNISESEQALREMLRVTKPGGRLVVCEFSTPVIPGFKTLYMEYVMKALPRVARAVSSNPDAYVYLAESIRAWPNQRQLALRIADAGWSAVKWRNLTGGIVALHRAYKL